The following proteins come from a genomic window of Lemur catta isolate mLemCat1 chromosome 4, mLemCat1.pri, whole genome shotgun sequence:
- the ZC3H6 gene encoding zinc finger CCCH domain-containing protein 6 isoform X1 translates to MTDSEHAGHDREDGELEDGEIDDAGFEETQEQEAKEDEKQKNEKAYRKSRKKHKKEREKKKSKRRKREKHKHNSPSSDDSSDYSLDSDVEHTESSHKKRTGFYRDYDIPFPQHGHISGNYMTSKKGQHNKKFKSKEYDEYSTYSDDNFGNYSDDNFGNYDQETEEDFASQLKQYRQTKETSNTTLGSSFSKEPGKKQRMKGVQQGIEQRVKSFNVSRGRGLPKKIKRKDRGGRANKGPNVFSGTDDFQEYSKPGKKWKVMTQEFINQHTVEHKGKQICKYFLEGRCIKGDQCKFDHDAELEKRKEICKFYLQGYCTKGENCIYMHNEFPCKFYHSGAKCYQGDNCKFSHDDLTKETRKLLDKVLNTDEELINEDERELEELRKRGITPLPKPPPGVGLLPTPPEHFPFSDPEDDFQTDLSDDFKKIPSLFEIVVKPTVDLAHKIGKKPPAFYNSASPPGPQFQGSSPRPQHIYSSGSSPGPGPNMSQGRSSPVMHPGSPGHHPCSGPPGLPVPQSPPLPPGPPEIVGPHNQAGVLVQPDTPLTLPNMGGAYQSSGFPGHVMKVPRENHCSPGSSYQQSPGEMQLNTNYESLQNPAEFYDNYYSQHAVHNFQPPTTLGDGMWHGEYAQQQPPVLQDSPNCGSGSDGSSNRTGRGPLPAPGLLPAVQRALFVRLTQRYQEDEEPTSTQPHRAPSKEEDDTVNWYSSSEEEEGSSVKSILKTLQRQTESLRNQQQPSIELSTPTDPRLAKEKCKGNQVVDPRLRTIPRQDIKKPPESAPLDLRLAWDPRKLRGNGSSHVGSSVGGAKFDLHHANAGANVKHKRGDDDDEDTERELREKAFLIPLDAPPGVMLQDPRSQLRQFSHIKMDIILTKPNFAKHIVWAPEDLLPVPLPKPDPVSSINLPLPPLIADQRLNRLWNTKSALHQNTASIDPKLAAKAKINTANREGYLEQFGDLHSSGSKLGDPRLQKNFDPRLHRLPSTESHQMVMKDSHTSKGTPHLARSNPGSSQSSGAGTSNSGPGALPPYAPKLLSSAGLPLGTPSSVLGGISLYDPRDHSSSSASEPATVSLGENAENQKKSSGLKNSDQNEPSPGEAILPQKTTPNVEVTADGPADPQADVLRSSGKVQVPAVHSLPIQALTGLIRPQYSDPRQSRQPGQVSPTPDNDPSKETDDKSLKEVFKTFDPTASPFC, encoded by the exons AGAAGATGGTGAATTAGAAGATGGTGAAATAGATGATGCAGGATTTGAAGAAACACAAGAACAGGAAGCAAAGGAggatgaaaagcagaaaaatgagaaagcctacagaaagtcaagaaaaaaacacaagaaagaaagagagaagaaaaaatccaAAAGGAGAAAACGTGAGAAACATAAG caTAATTCTCCATCTAGTGATGATAGTTCAGACTACAGCCTTGATTCAGATGTGGAACATACAGAAAGTTCCCATAAAAAAAGAACTGGTTTCTACAGGGATTATGACATTCCATTTCCTCAG CATGGACATATATCAGGAAACTACATGACATCAAAGAAGGGTCaacataacaaaaaatttaaaagtaaagaatatgATGAATACAGTACCTACAGCGATGACAACTTCGGTAACTACAGTGATGACAACTTTGGTAACTACGATCAGGAAACAGAGGAAGATTTTGCCAGTCAGCTGAAACAATACAGACAAACTAAAGAAACCTCAAATACTACTTTAGGGTCATCATTTTCTAAAGAACCAGGGAAAAAACAGAGAATGAAAGGAGTTCAGCAAG gTATTGAACAAAGGGTTAAAAGTTTTAATGTGAGTCGTGGACGTGGTTTGccgaagaaaattaaaagaaaagaccGTGGAGGAAGAGCCAATAAAGGGCCTAATGTTTTTTCAGGAACAGATGACTTTCAAGAG tacAGTAAACCAGGGAAAAAATGGAAGGTTATGACTCAGGAATTTATTAATCAGCATACAGTggaacacaaaggaaaacaaatctgtAAATACTTCCTGGAAGGGAGATGTATTAAG GGAGATCAGTGTAAATTTGATCATGATGCAGagttggagaagagaaaagagatctGCAAATTTTATTTACAAGGATATTGTACCAAAGGAGAGAACTGCATTTATATGCATA atgaattTCCGTGCAAGTTCTACCATAGCGGAGCAAAGTGTTACCAAGGAGACAACTGTAAATTTTCCCATGATGATCTAACTAAAGaaacaaggaaacttttggaCAAA GTGTTAAATACTGATGAAGAACTTATAAATGAAGACGAGCGAGAATTAGAAGAACTTAGAAAGCGTGGCATAACTCCTCTTCCCAAGCCGCCTCCAGGGGTTGGGCTTCTGCCAACTCCTCCAGagcattttcccttttctgatcCTGAAGATGATTTTCAGACAGATCTCTCTGATGATTTCAAGAAAATTCCATCTCTGTTTGAAATAGTTGTAAAACCTACTGTGGATTTAGCACATAAAATTGGAAAGAA GCCACCAGCATTTTATAACAGTGCCTCACCTCCAGGACCACAATTTCAGGGAAGCAGCCCACGCCCTCAACATATTTATAGTTCTGGGTCAAGTCCAGGTCCTGGACCTAATATGTCTCAGGGACGCAGCAGTCCTGTGATGCACCCAGGCTCCCCTGGACATCACCCATGTTCAGGACCCCCTGGTCTACCAGTGCCACAGAGCCCACCTTTACCACCTGGTCCACCTGAAATTGTAGGCCCTCACAATCAAGCTGGAGTCCTTGTTCAACCGGATACACCTCTGACACTGCCGAATATGGGTGGGGCTTACCAGTCTTCAGGTTTTCCAGGACACGTGATGAAAGTACCCAGAGAGAATCactgttctccaggttcatcatACCAGCAAAGTCCTGGTGAAATGCAGCTCAACACCAATTATGAGTCCCTACAAAACCCAGCTGAGTTTTATGATAATTACTATTCACAGCATGCTGTACATAATTTTCAGCCACCCACTACCTTAGGTG ATGGGATGTGGCATGGTGAATATGCCCAGCAGCAGCCTCCTGTTCTTCAAGACTCACCTAACTGTGGGAGTGGGTCTGATGGCAGCAGCAACAGGACAGGCCGTGGCCCTCTTCCTGCACCAGGGCTCCTCCCTGCAGTGCAGAGAGCTCTTTTTGTCAGACTTACTCAGAGATACCAAGAAGACGAAGAACCAACCAGCACCCAACCTCACAGGGCACCAAGCAAGGAAGAAG ATGATACAGTTAACTGGTATTCCAGTagtgaagaagaagaagggagcAGTGTCAAGTCAATACTGAAAACATTACAGAGACAAACAGAATCTTTAAGGAATCAGCAACAACCTTCCATAGAACTCAGCACTCCTACTGATCCAAGACTTGCTAAAGAGAAATGTAAAGGAAATCAAGTGGTTGACCCTAGACTTAGGACTATCCCAAGGCAAGACATTAAAAAACCTCCTGAGTCTGCTCCACTGGATCTTAGACTTGCGTGGGATCCCAGGAAATTAAGAGGGAATGGAAGTAGTCACGTAGGCTCATCTGTTGGTGGGGCAAAGTTTGATTTACATCATGCAAATGCTGGCGCTAATGTCAAACACAAAAgaggagatgatgatgatgaagatacAGAAAGAGAACTGAGAGAAAAAGCTTTCTTAATACCTTTGGATGCTCCACCTGGTGTAATGCTCCAGGATCCAAGGTCACAGTTGAGACAGTTCAGTCACATTAAAATGGACATTATCCTAACCAAACCCAATTTTGCAAAACACATCGTGTGGGCTCCAGAAGACTTACTTCCAGTACCTTTACCTAAACCTGATCCAGTATCTTCAATCAATTTACCTCTGCCCCCACTTATAGCTGACCAGAGGCTCAATAGGTTATGGAATACAAAAAGTGCTCTTCATCAAAACACAGCGTCTATTGATCCAAAATTAGCAGCTAAAGCCAAAATTAACACAGCAAACAGAGAAGGCTATCTAGAACAATTTGGAGACTTACATAGTTCAGGAAGTAAATTAGGAGATCCTAGGCTGCAAAAAAATTTTGATCCTAGGCTTCACAGACTGCCCAGTACAGAGTCTCATCAAATGGTTATGAAGGATTCACATACATCAAAGGGCACCCCTCATTTAGCCAGATCAAACCCTGGTTCATCACAGTCCTCAGGGGCAGGAACTAGCAATTCTGGTCCTGGGGCTCTGCCTCCATATGCCCCTAAACTCTTGTCTTCAGCTGGCCTTCCCCTGGGAACTCCAAGTTCAGTTCTTGGTGGTATTAGTTTGTATGACCCTAGGGATCATAGTTCGTCATCTGCATCAGAGCCAGCAACAGTTTCTTTAGGAGAAAATGCAGAGAACCAGAAAAAAAGTAGTGGTTTAAAAAATAGTGACCAAAATGAGCCTTCTCCTGGAGAAGCAATCCTGCCACAGAAAACCACTCCAAACGTGGAAGTCACTGCCGATGGGCCAGCTGACCCGCAGGCAGATGTTCTCAGGAGTTCTGGTAAGGTTCAGGTCCCAGCAGTGCACAGTCTTCCTATTCAGGCATTAACAGGCTTAATTAGGCCCCAGTACAGCGATCCGAGGCAATCAAGGCAGCCAGGACAGGTGAGCCCGACACCAGATAATGACCCCAGTAAAGAAACAGATGATAAATCTCTGAAAgaggtttttaaaacttttgatcCAACTGCTTCACCATTTTGTTAG
- the ZC3H6 gene encoding zinc finger CCCH domain-containing protein 6 isoform X2 encodes MTDSEHAGHDREDGELEDGEIDDAGFEETQEQEAKEDEKQKNEKAYRKSRKKHKKEREKKKSKRRKREKHKHNSPSSDDSSDYSLDSDVEHTESSHKKRTGFYRDYDIPFPQHGHISGNYMTSKKGQHNKKFKSKEYDEYSTYSDDNFGNYSDDNFGNYDQETEEDFASQLKQYRQTKETSNTTLGSSFSKEPGKKQRMKGVQQGIEQRVKSFNVSRGRGLPKKIKRKDRGGRANKGPNVFSGTDDFQEVLNTDEELINEDERELEELRKRGITPLPKPPPGVGLLPTPPEHFPFSDPEDDFQTDLSDDFKKIPSLFEIVVKPTVDLAHKIGKKPPAFYNSASPPGPQFQGSSPRPQHIYSSGSSPGPGPNMSQGRSSPVMHPGSPGHHPCSGPPGLPVPQSPPLPPGPPEIVGPHNQAGVLVQPDTPLTLPNMGGAYQSSGFPGHVMKVPRENHCSPGSSYQQSPGEMQLNTNYESLQNPAEFYDNYYSQHAVHNFQPPTTLGDGMWHGEYAQQQPPVLQDSPNCGSGSDGSSNRTGRGPLPAPGLLPAVQRALFVRLTQRYQEDEEPTSTQPHRAPSKEEDDTVNWYSSSEEEEGSSVKSILKTLQRQTESLRNQQQPSIELSTPTDPRLAKEKCKGNQVVDPRLRTIPRQDIKKPPESAPLDLRLAWDPRKLRGNGSSHVGSSVGGAKFDLHHANAGANVKHKRGDDDDEDTERELREKAFLIPLDAPPGVMLQDPRSQLRQFSHIKMDIILTKPNFAKHIVWAPEDLLPVPLPKPDPVSSINLPLPPLIADQRLNRLWNTKSALHQNTASIDPKLAAKAKINTANREGYLEQFGDLHSSGSKLGDPRLQKNFDPRLHRLPSTESHQMVMKDSHTSKGTPHLARSNPGSSQSSGAGTSNSGPGALPPYAPKLLSSAGLPLGTPSSVLGGISLYDPRDHSSSSASEPATVSLGENAENQKKSSGLKNSDQNEPSPGEAILPQKTTPNVEVTADGPADPQADVLRSSGKVQVPAVHSLPIQALTGLIRPQYSDPRQSRQPGQVSPTPDNDPSKETDDKSLKEVFKTFDPTASPFC; translated from the exons AGAAGATGGTGAATTAGAAGATGGTGAAATAGATGATGCAGGATTTGAAGAAACACAAGAACAGGAAGCAAAGGAggatgaaaagcagaaaaatgagaaagcctacagaaagtcaagaaaaaaacacaagaaagaaagagagaagaaaaaatccaAAAGGAGAAAACGTGAGAAACATAAG caTAATTCTCCATCTAGTGATGATAGTTCAGACTACAGCCTTGATTCAGATGTGGAACATACAGAAAGTTCCCATAAAAAAAGAACTGGTTTCTACAGGGATTATGACATTCCATTTCCTCAG CATGGACATATATCAGGAAACTACATGACATCAAAGAAGGGTCaacataacaaaaaatttaaaagtaaagaatatgATGAATACAGTACCTACAGCGATGACAACTTCGGTAACTACAGTGATGACAACTTTGGTAACTACGATCAGGAAACAGAGGAAGATTTTGCCAGTCAGCTGAAACAATACAGACAAACTAAAGAAACCTCAAATACTACTTTAGGGTCATCATTTTCTAAAGAACCAGGGAAAAAACAGAGAATGAAAGGAGTTCAGCAAG gTATTGAACAAAGGGTTAAAAGTTTTAATGTGAGTCGTGGACGTGGTTTGccgaagaaaattaaaagaaaagaccGTGGAGGAAGAGCCAATAAAGGGCCTAATGTTTTTTCAGGAACAGATGACTTTCAAGAG GTGTTAAATACTGATGAAGAACTTATAAATGAAGACGAGCGAGAATTAGAAGAACTTAGAAAGCGTGGCATAACTCCTCTTCCCAAGCCGCCTCCAGGGGTTGGGCTTCTGCCAACTCCTCCAGagcattttcccttttctgatcCTGAAGATGATTTTCAGACAGATCTCTCTGATGATTTCAAGAAAATTCCATCTCTGTTTGAAATAGTTGTAAAACCTACTGTGGATTTAGCACATAAAATTGGAAAGAA GCCACCAGCATTTTATAACAGTGCCTCACCTCCAGGACCACAATTTCAGGGAAGCAGCCCACGCCCTCAACATATTTATAGTTCTGGGTCAAGTCCAGGTCCTGGACCTAATATGTCTCAGGGACGCAGCAGTCCTGTGATGCACCCAGGCTCCCCTGGACATCACCCATGTTCAGGACCCCCTGGTCTACCAGTGCCACAGAGCCCACCTTTACCACCTGGTCCACCTGAAATTGTAGGCCCTCACAATCAAGCTGGAGTCCTTGTTCAACCGGATACACCTCTGACACTGCCGAATATGGGTGGGGCTTACCAGTCTTCAGGTTTTCCAGGACACGTGATGAAAGTACCCAGAGAGAATCactgttctccaggttcatcatACCAGCAAAGTCCTGGTGAAATGCAGCTCAACACCAATTATGAGTCCCTACAAAACCCAGCTGAGTTTTATGATAATTACTATTCACAGCATGCTGTACATAATTTTCAGCCACCCACTACCTTAGGTG ATGGGATGTGGCATGGTGAATATGCCCAGCAGCAGCCTCCTGTTCTTCAAGACTCACCTAACTGTGGGAGTGGGTCTGATGGCAGCAGCAACAGGACAGGCCGTGGCCCTCTTCCTGCACCAGGGCTCCTCCCTGCAGTGCAGAGAGCTCTTTTTGTCAGACTTACTCAGAGATACCAAGAAGACGAAGAACCAACCAGCACCCAACCTCACAGGGCACCAAGCAAGGAAGAAG ATGATACAGTTAACTGGTATTCCAGTagtgaagaagaagaagggagcAGTGTCAAGTCAATACTGAAAACATTACAGAGACAAACAGAATCTTTAAGGAATCAGCAACAACCTTCCATAGAACTCAGCACTCCTACTGATCCAAGACTTGCTAAAGAGAAATGTAAAGGAAATCAAGTGGTTGACCCTAGACTTAGGACTATCCCAAGGCAAGACATTAAAAAACCTCCTGAGTCTGCTCCACTGGATCTTAGACTTGCGTGGGATCCCAGGAAATTAAGAGGGAATGGAAGTAGTCACGTAGGCTCATCTGTTGGTGGGGCAAAGTTTGATTTACATCATGCAAATGCTGGCGCTAATGTCAAACACAAAAgaggagatgatgatgatgaagatacAGAAAGAGAACTGAGAGAAAAAGCTTTCTTAATACCTTTGGATGCTCCACCTGGTGTAATGCTCCAGGATCCAAGGTCACAGTTGAGACAGTTCAGTCACATTAAAATGGACATTATCCTAACCAAACCCAATTTTGCAAAACACATCGTGTGGGCTCCAGAAGACTTACTTCCAGTACCTTTACCTAAACCTGATCCAGTATCTTCAATCAATTTACCTCTGCCCCCACTTATAGCTGACCAGAGGCTCAATAGGTTATGGAATACAAAAAGTGCTCTTCATCAAAACACAGCGTCTATTGATCCAAAATTAGCAGCTAAAGCCAAAATTAACACAGCAAACAGAGAAGGCTATCTAGAACAATTTGGAGACTTACATAGTTCAGGAAGTAAATTAGGAGATCCTAGGCTGCAAAAAAATTTTGATCCTAGGCTTCACAGACTGCCCAGTACAGAGTCTCATCAAATGGTTATGAAGGATTCACATACATCAAAGGGCACCCCTCATTTAGCCAGATCAAACCCTGGTTCATCACAGTCCTCAGGGGCAGGAACTAGCAATTCTGGTCCTGGGGCTCTGCCTCCATATGCCCCTAAACTCTTGTCTTCAGCTGGCCTTCCCCTGGGAACTCCAAGTTCAGTTCTTGGTGGTATTAGTTTGTATGACCCTAGGGATCATAGTTCGTCATCTGCATCAGAGCCAGCAACAGTTTCTTTAGGAGAAAATGCAGAGAACCAGAAAAAAAGTAGTGGTTTAAAAAATAGTGACCAAAATGAGCCTTCTCCTGGAGAAGCAATCCTGCCACAGAAAACCACTCCAAACGTGGAAGTCACTGCCGATGGGCCAGCTGACCCGCAGGCAGATGTTCTCAGGAGTTCTGGTAAGGTTCAGGTCCCAGCAGTGCACAGTCTTCCTATTCAGGCATTAACAGGCTTAATTAGGCCCCAGTACAGCGATCCGAGGCAATCAAGGCAGCCAGGACAGGTGAGCCCGACACCAGATAATGACCCCAGTAAAGAAACAGATGATAAATCTCTGAAAgaggtttttaaaacttttgatcCAACTGCTTCACCATTTTGTTAG